From the genome of Leptolyngbya iicbica LK, one region includes:
- the purH gene encoding bifunctional phosphoribosylaminoimidazolecarboxamide formyltransferase/IMP cyclohydrolase, whose protein sequence is MSRLALLSVSDKTGLIELAKALVESFDFEIVSSGGTAKAIADAGLPVTKVSDYTGSPEILGGRVKTLHPRIHGGILGRPALPSDAEEMAAHDIRAFDLVVVNLYPFEQTIAKPDVTLPEAIEQIDIGGPTMVRAAAKNYAFVTILCNPEQYALYLAQMAEHEGEVTPGFRQDCARQAFWHTATYDQAIAHYLSAADSEANIDVATELPQRWTLSGIQRQQLRYGENPHQPATWYQTGNIPSGWAAADLVQGKPLSYNNLVDLEAARRIIAEFPAYVPAAAVLKHTNPCGAAQGDSLAEAYQKAFDADSVSAFGGIVALNRPIDGDTATAMTQTFLECIVAPGCDDDARAILAKKSNLRVLLLEDLLTGPTHAPRAIAGGFLVQETDNIEDDPSEWEIVTEHKPDADTLEELLFAWRLVKHIKSNAILVTNHRTTLGVGAGQMNRVGAAKIALDQAGERSQGAVLASDGFFPFDDSVRTAAAAGIRAIVQPGGSKRDADSIQAANELGLVMAMTGIRHFLH, encoded by the coding sequence ATGTCGCGGCTAGCATTGCTAAGTGTGTCAGACAAAACCGGACTGATTGAGTTGGCCAAAGCCCTGGTCGAGTCATTTGATTTTGAAATTGTCAGCAGCGGCGGCACGGCAAAGGCGATCGCTGACGCTGGCCTCCCTGTCACTAAAGTCTCTGACTACACGGGCTCGCCCGAAATTCTCGGCGGTCGCGTCAAAACCCTGCACCCCCGCATTCACGGCGGCATCCTTGGCCGTCCTGCCCTGCCCAGCGACGCCGAAGAGATGGCCGCCCACGACATTCGCGCCTTTGACCTGGTGGTGGTGAACCTCTACCCCTTTGAGCAAACCATTGCTAAGCCCGATGTCACCTTGCCAGAAGCGATCGAGCAAATTGACATTGGTGGCCCCACCATGGTGCGCGCCGCGGCTAAAAATTACGCTTTCGTCACGATTCTCTGCAATCCCGAACAGTATGCGCTCTACCTGGCGCAAATGGCGGAACATGAAGGCGAAGTCACACCTGGTTTTCGGCAAGACTGTGCCCGCCAAGCCTTTTGGCACACGGCCACCTATGACCAAGCGATCGCCCACTACCTCTCCGCTGCGGACTCCGAAGCCAACATCGACGTCGCTACCGAACTGCCGCAACGGTGGACTCTGAGCGGTATCCAGCGGCAGCAGTTGCGCTATGGCGAAAATCCTCACCAGCCTGCCACCTGGTATCAAACCGGGAATATCCCATCTGGCTGGGCCGCCGCTGATTTGGTACAGGGCAAACCCCTCAGCTACAATAATCTGGTGGACCTCGAAGCGGCCCGTCGCATCATCGCCGAGTTTCCGGCCTATGTGCCAGCGGCGGCAGTGCTCAAACATACGAATCCTTGCGGCGCTGCTCAAGGCGATTCCCTCGCCGAAGCTTATCAAAAAGCCTTTGATGCCGACTCGGTATCGGCCTTTGGCGGCATTGTCGCACTCAATCGCCCCATTGATGGCGACACCGCCACCGCCATGACCCAAACCTTTTTGGAATGTATTGTCGCGCCGGGGTGTGATGATGACGCGAGAGCGATTTTGGCGAAAAAGAGTAACCTGCGGGTGTTGCTACTCGAAGACTTGTTGACCGGGCCGACCCACGCCCCCAGAGCGATCGCGGGTGGTTTCCTCGTCCAAGAGACCGACAATATCGAAGACGACCCCTCAGAGTGGGAAATCGTCACCGAACATAAGCCCGACGCCGACACCCTCGAAGAACTCTTGTTTGCCTGGCGCTTGGTCAAGCACATCAAGTCCAACGCCATTTTGGTGACCAATCACCGCACTACCCTCGGCGTCGGGGCCGGACAAATGAATCGGGTCGGGGCTGCCAAAATCGCCCTCGACCAAGCCGGAGAAAGATCCCAAGGCGCGGTGCTCGCCAGCGATGGCTTCTTCCCCTTTGACGACTCCGTACGGACGGCAGCGGCAGCGGGGATTCGGGCGATCGTGCAGCCCGGCGGCAGCAAACGCGATGCCGACTCCATCCAAGCGGCCAACGAACTCGGTCTCGTTATGGCGATGACCGGCATCCGCCACTTCTTGCACTAA
- a CDS encoding alpha/beta hydrolase → MVLRAIARDADTAADKLLIGLHGWGANAEDLAALADYLPLRGFKMRFPDAPFPHPHAPGGRMWYGFPLGYDFQSDHDFAQQADLQESRALLGQWLVQVAEETGIPPERTAIAGFSQGGAMTLDVGLQLPLAGALILSGYMHGSTAPNAELGPVLMVHGRQDPVVPITRAHQSRDALKAQAVDLTYQEYDMGHEISPLVLREIRLFCEQLPI, encoded by the coding sequence ATGGTGTTGAGGGCGATCGCAAGAGATGCCGATACGGCAGCGGATAAGCTGCTGATTGGGCTGCATGGCTGGGGGGCGAATGCGGAAGATTTGGCAGCGTTAGCCGATTATTTGCCGTTGCGAGGCTTCAAAATGCGGTTTCCCGATGCGCCGTTTCCGCATCCCCACGCACCAGGGGGACGGATGTGGTATGGCTTTCCGCTGGGGTATGACTTTCAGAGTGATCACGATTTTGCACAGCAGGCCGATTTGCAAGAAAGTCGGGCATTGCTGGGGCAGTGGTTAGTCCAAGTGGCAGAGGAGACGGGCATTCCACCCGAGAGGACAGCGATCGCGGGCTTTTCGCAAGGGGGCGCAATGACGCTGGATGTGGGGCTGCAACTGCCGCTCGCGGGGGCACTGATTTTGAGTGGCTACATGCATGGCTCAACGGCTCCCAATGCTGAATTGGGGCCAGTTTTGATGGTTCACGGCAGGCAAGATCCAGTAGTGCCGATCACCCGAGCCCATCAGTCGCGGGATGCCCTGAAAGCGCAAGCGGTGGATTTGACTTATCAGGAATACGACATGGGCCATGAGATTTCGCCGCTGGTGTTGCGAGAGATTCGACTATTTTGTGAGCAGTTGCCGATTTGA
- a CDS encoding CHAT domain-containing protein, with protein sequence MTQEFHLSITALGSDRYLIRTEDTAAGVPVAESQVEWPVEDWLQMAQPAMDDPVLGLLQGQVDLSGPSGLQALGQELYQALFQDDAIRESWLRAQGIAQNRNEILRLRLGLKDSRLQRLPWELLRQGQQPITTQGNQTFARYAANLLVTQTAEMQALSGVDDTIRVLMVLASPHDQDHLQLLQEVRQIQDLLARPTVQATAIQIDILEQPDRSQLAQKLEQEHYQVLHYAGHSDFGHSGGDLSLVNRQTGLTERLSGDDLAGLLVNNQVALTIFNSCRSGHTAGDDAEMDWRQQNLVQALVTRGVPSVIAMAERIPDGVAIAFTQLFYQNLRRGFPIDVSLSRTRQGLLASFGSDQHYWALPILYMHPEFDGYLTRRDRAADAQLNPDVLSAPETAPSPLDLEAAPNANSANVTGPAAAVASASVTVLPPESGTDTAVPLPDLPADAGVAATLLSQLETSNSPAAEEDELLASYVQQLSQNSANTKESPITADAEEVLIDDQNHRAGMAIYDTLPDVSPPDGTTERSPAEPTISSSSPPPSTASRSSAPSSTHTRPNRPPEKPILVWFALGLVGIVGVLGLSLVALRWGGNDTANLAQGDSPSSVVTEDDVAVTPAAPQPANDDPDTLIRRAEEAIRGDRYADAREDFNLALDQALMGNATHSDVSDPIWTWVKDATQSDLLFIKGRLAWQEAKLIANEQGEFDSRFNQRTYIAQAREAWDRTDDTLIEGRIARGFAAYAQGDWNAAIANWEAALTLHDAQRERQPNPAGNVPADPVVLHAYAGLIMVNTRLANMNLAALEEDAALSAASETDQGILNAEAELNRAIAREYFLRLQEIDELSWMDPQKLGIVTDAPEDQFNWIWSLDLLEDWRTAYRFWEQETSSSVLPDPE encoded by the coding sequence GTGACTCAAGAATTTCATTTATCTATCACTGCCCTGGGTAGCGATCGCTATCTGATTCGCACTGAAGACACAGCGGCCGGGGTCCCCGTGGCGGAGTCACAGGTGGAGTGGCCGGTGGAAGACTGGCTCCAAATGGCGCAACCAGCGATGGACGACCCAGTGTTGGGGCTGCTGCAGGGGCAGGTGGATTTGAGCGGTCCCTCAGGACTGCAAGCTCTGGGTCAGGAACTGTATCAGGCCTTGTTTCAAGACGACGCGATTCGCGAGAGCTGGCTGCGGGCGCAGGGCATCGCCCAAAACCGTAACGAAATTTTGCGCTTGCGCCTGGGACTCAAAGACAGTCGCTTGCAACGCCTGCCCTGGGAACTGCTGCGTCAGGGGCAACAACCGATTACGACTCAGGGGAACCAAACCTTTGCCCGCTATGCCGCGAATCTGCTCGTGACCCAAACGGCAGAAATGCAGGCGCTGTCAGGAGTAGATGACACGATTCGCGTGTTGATGGTGCTAGCGAGCCCTCACGATCAAGATCATTTGCAACTGTTGCAAGAGGTGCGCCAGATTCAAGATTTGCTGGCGCGGCCTACAGTCCAGGCCACCGCGATTCAGATTGATATTTTGGAGCAACCCGATCGCAGTCAACTGGCCCAAAAGCTAGAGCAAGAGCACTATCAAGTACTGCACTATGCCGGCCACAGCGACTTTGGCCACAGCGGCGGCGATCTCTCGCTCGTCAATCGCCAAACGGGGTTGACGGAGCGGCTGTCAGGCGATGACTTGGCGGGTCTGCTGGTGAATAACCAGGTGGCGCTAACGATTTTCAACTCTTGTCGTAGCGGTCATACCGCAGGCGATGATGCCGAAATGGACTGGCGGCAGCAAAATTTGGTGCAGGCGTTGGTGACGCGCGGGGTGCCCAGCGTCATTGCTATGGCAGAGCGCATTCCGGATGGGGTGGCGATCGCCTTTACTCAACTCTTTTATCAAAATTTGCGCCGGGGCTTTCCCATTGATGTGAGCTTGAGCCGCACTCGCCAAGGCTTGCTCGCCAGTTTTGGCTCAGACCAGCATTACTGGGCCTTGCCCATTTTGTACATGCATCCGGAATTTGATGGGTACTTGACCCGACGCGATCGCGCAGCCGACGCCCAGCTCAATCCCGATGTGCTCTCCGCCCCAGAAACGGCTCCCTCGCCCCTTGACCTGGAAGCAGCCCCCAACGCTAACTCAGCCAACGTAACTGGCCCGGCAGCAGCAGTCGCCAGTGCCTCAGTGACCGTGCTACCGCCCGAATCGGGAACCGATACTGCGGTGCCGTTGCCCGATTTACCGGCTGACGCAGGAGTCGCCGCGACCCTGCTGAGCCAACTAGAGACGTCCAATTCTCCAGCTGCAGAAGAGGACGAACTGCTTGCCAGCTATGTGCAACAACTGTCGCAAAACTCGGCCAATACCAAGGAATCGCCGATCACCGCCGATGCCGAAGAAGTGCTGATCGATGATCAGAATCACCGGGCTGGGATGGCGATTTATGACACGTTGCCAGACGTCTCACCGCCGGATGGCACGACGGAGCGATCGCCAGCAGAGCCCACGATCTCCTCCTCTAGCCCGCCACCCTCAACCGCCTCTCGCTCATCAGCCCCGTCATCCACTCACACAAGACCGAATCGCCCCCCTGAAAAGCCCATCCTGGTCTGGTTTGCCTTGGGGCTGGTGGGCATCGTCGGGGTCTTAGGACTGAGTTTGGTGGCCCTGCGTTGGGGGGGCAATGACACCGCCAATCTTGCCCAAGGAGACTCGCCCAGCTCGGTAGTCACGGAAGACGATGTTGCCGTCACTCCGGCTGCACCCCAACCTGCTAACGACGACCCAGACACCCTGATTCGCCGAGCTGAAGAGGCTATTCGGGGCGATCGCTACGCCGATGCTCGGGAAGATTTCAACCTGGCGTTAGATCAAGCGTTGATGGGCAATGCCACCCATAGCGACGTTAGCGATCCTATTTGGACTTGGGTCAAAGACGCTACCCAGTCCGATTTACTCTTCATCAAGGGGCGTCTAGCTTGGCAAGAAGCGAAGCTCATCGCAAATGAGCAGGGCGAGTTTGATAGCCGCTTTAACCAACGCACCTACATCGCCCAGGCCCGTGAAGCTTGGGATCGCACCGATGACACCTTGATTGAGGGACGCATCGCCCGCGGCTTTGCCGCTTATGCCCAGGGCGACTGGAATGCCGCGATCGCCAACTGGGAAGCGGCCCTGACCTTGCACGATGCACAACGAGAGCGCCAGCCCAACCCCGCTGGCAACGTGCCCGCCGATCCCGTTGTGCTGCACGCCTATGCCGGGCTGATTATGGTTAACACCCGATTAGCCAACATGAATCTTGCGGCCCTAGAGGAAGATGCTGCCCTGAGCGCGGCCAGCGAGACTGACCAGGGAATTTTGAATGCGGAGGCAGAGTTGAATCGAGCGATCGCCCGCGAATACTTCTTGCGCTTACAAGAGATAGACGAGCTGAGTTGGATGGATCCGCAAAAGCTGGGTATTGTGACCGACGCCCCCGAAGACCAATTCAATTGGATTTGGAGTCTCGATTTGTTAGAAGACTGGCGCACGGCCTATCGCTTTTGGGAGCAAGAAACGAGCAGTTCAGTGCTTCCTGACCCAGAATAA
- a CDS encoding ureidoglycolate lyase: MTSSSAILKSLKAESITAAAFAPFGQVIFPSEDGAPYGPDDAQLKLDEGIPRFYIMRLAGKGQQFHAITRHRRCTQCLGSLAGAEWLMAVAPPSDADEPNPETIQAFRIPGNCFVKLHVGTWHAGPLFNAPVVDFYNLELSDTNVVDHQTCNLRSRFHVEFEIV; this comes from the coding sequence ATGACTTCCTCGTCCGCCATCCTTAAATCCCTGAAAGCTGAGTCGATCACCGCAGCCGCATTTGCCCCCTTCGGGCAGGTGATTTTTCCTTCAGAAGACGGTGCTCCCTATGGCCCCGATGATGCTCAGCTGAAGCTGGATGAAGGGATTCCTCGCTTTTACATCATGCGCTTAGCGGGCAAGGGACAGCAGTTTCATGCGATTACCCGACATCGCCGCTGCACACAATGTTTGGGTTCGCTGGCAGGCGCCGAGTGGTTGATGGCGGTGGCTCCCCCCAGCGATGCTGATGAGCCGAATCCTGAAACGATTCAAGCGTTTCGCATTCCCGGTAATTGTTTTGTCAAGCTCCACGTCGGCACCTGGCACGCGGGACCGCTATTCAACGCACCCGTCGTGGATTTCTATAATTTGGAACTGAGTGATACGAACGTGGTGGATCACCAAACCTGCAACCTGCGATCGCGCTTCCACGTAGAATTTGAAATCGTGTAG
- a CDS encoding YciI family protein: protein MAKFVMWGSYCEDALEKRTPYRADHLAGLQSQKDRGVLLSLGPTMDNTKVFGIYEADDQATVRQLIENDPYWQNGIWTEYELYAWNQVF from the coding sequence ATGGCGAAATTTGTGATGTGGGGCAGCTATTGCGAAGACGCCCTCGAAAAACGTACGCCTTACCGTGCCGATCACCTGGCGGGGCTGCAATCGCAAAAGGACCGCGGCGTGTTGCTCTCCCTCGGCCCAACCATGGATAACACCAAGGTCTTTGGCATTTACGAAGCGGATGATCAAGCCACCGTGCGCCAACTCATCGAGAACGATCCCTACTGGCAAAACGGCATCTGGACAGAATACGAGCTGTACGCCTGGAATCAAGTATTTTGA
- a CDS encoding tRNA-binding protein yields the protein MSEITWDDFQKVELRVGTIIEASDFPAARKPAYILQVDFGDELGVKKSSAQITALYSKEDLIGKQVIAVVNFPPKQIGPIQSECLVTGFYNSEGQVVLAVPDQNLQNGARLA from the coding sequence ATGTCAGAAATCACCTGGGATGACTTTCAAAAAGTTGAATTAAGAGTCGGCACCATCATTGAGGCGAGCGATTTTCCCGCGGCGCGAAAACCGGCGTACATTTTGCAGGTAGATTTTGGCGACGAGCTGGGCGTCAAAAAGTCGAGTGCGCAAATTACGGCGCTGTACTCAAAGGAAGACCTGATCGGCAAACAAGTGATTGCAGTCGTGAATTTTCCGCCCAAACAGATTGGCCCCATTCAATCAGAATGTTTAGTCACGGGCTTTTACAACTCGGAGGGCCAAGTGGTGCTGGCAGTGCCCGATCAAAACCTGCAAAATGGGGCAAGACTGGCATAG